One part of the Aurantibacillus circumpalustris genome encodes these proteins:
- a CDS encoding MBOAT family O-acyltransferase, which translates to MSVILNLSLLSYFKYAYFFTESFNDITGNRVPFFNHFAQFSNSFFSTHFSVDKLLLPVGVSFFTFQSLSYTIDLYRGKVEPVKTIFDYGFFVCFFPHLVAGPIVKAHDFIYQIYQPYKLEKKEFGLAFFWIINGFCKKIVADYIAVNYVDRIFDNPHFYTGIESIIGIFGYSLQIYMDFSGYTDMAIGLALILGFRLKINFNSPYKATSTSEFWKRWHISLSTWLQEYLYIPLGGNRHGTLGSYFAITIIALFLVFLSGKLWLILVFLFATVFLLLLSYFSNSIRRSINTNINLMVTMLLGGLWHGSSWLFIIWGGLNGIGLIVHKFWKKISPFKNTNNLGVKIILMLVTLSFISFTRIFFRSTNLETVNAIFDRIGNHLSFELFLEIIKGYKFVFALIVIGYLIHWIPEKMKSAYRNWFASRSFVVMGLLACIAIFLMYQLMSGEMQPFIYFQF; encoded by the coding sequence GTGAGTGTTATACTTAATCTTAGTTTGCTCAGCTATTTTAAGTACGCCTATTTTTTTACCGAAAGTTTTAACGACATAACTGGCAATCGTGTACCTTTCTTCAATCATTTCGCGCAATTTTCAAATTCATTTTTCTCAACTCATTTTAGCGTAGATAAACTCTTATTACCTGTGGGTGTATCCTTTTTTACATTTCAATCTCTTTCGTATACAATTGATCTTTATCGCGGTAAAGTCGAGCCTGTAAAAACAATTTTTGATTACGGTTTTTTTGTTTGTTTTTTTCCGCATTTGGTTGCCGGGCCAATTGTGAAAGCCCACGATTTTATTTATCAAATCTACCAACCATATAAATTAGAAAAAAAGGAATTTGGTCTCGCTTTCTTCTGGATCATAAATGGTTTTTGTAAAAAAATTGTTGCTGACTATATTGCAGTAAATTACGTAGATCGCATTTTTGACAACCCACATTTTTATACAGGTATTGAATCAATAATTGGAATTTTTGGCTATTCACTCCAAATCTATATGGATTTCAGTGGGTATACCGATATGGCCATCGGATTAGCATTGATTTTAGGTTTCAGACTTAAAATAAATTTTAATTCACCTTACAAAGCCACGAGCACCAGCGAGTTTTGGAAACGTTGGCATATTTCGCTTTCAACTTGGTTGCAAGAGTATTTGTACATCCCATTAGGAGGTAATAGACATGGAACCCTGGGTTCATACTTCGCTATCACTATCATCGCACTATTTTTAGTTTTTCTGAGCGGTAAACTATGGCTTATTTTGGTGTTTTTATTTGCTACTGTTTTCTTGTTGCTCTTATCTTATTTTTCAAATTCGATTAGAAGAAGTATTAATACAAATATTAATTTAATGGTTACGATGTTGCTTGGAGGTCTCTGGCATGGCAGTAGTTGGCTTTTTATAATTTGGGGTGGATTAAACGGCATTGGATTAATTGTCCATAAATTTTGGAAGAAAATTTCTCCCTTTAAGAACACTAATAATTTAGGTGTTAAAATTATACTAATGCTCGTAACCCTTAGTTTTATTAGCTTCACGCGAATATTTTTTAGAAGTACAAATCTCGAAACGGTAAATGCCATCTTTGATCGAATAGGCAATCATTTAAGTTTTGAGCTTTTTCTAGAAATTATTAAAGGATACAAATTTGTATTTGCTCTTATAGTAATTGGTTACCTGATACACTGGATCCCTGAAAAAATGAAGTCAGCTTACCGCAATTGGTTTGCTTCACGTTCGTTTGTCGTAATGGGACTTCTTGCGTGTATTGCCATATTTCTAATGTATCAGCTTATGAGTGGTGAGATGCAACCTTTCATTTATTTTCAGTTTTAA
- a CDS encoding GDSL-type esterase/lipase family protein, with protein MKINCKIFFAFVSIALLTNKIVAQDSVSKYPFIAQEYNHLYFSSDSLSFLNFFKKIDSLSMGKKTRVNIVHIGGSHVQAGIWSNVFLAAFQDEYKTTGGGYFSFPFKIAKTNSQPYATSFSNGNWERCRSVGREYCQPLGMNAMNISTNDSTNFFGISFTTKAACKKVNVVKVFHNFNTSFEFNACNQDSLKVERKDFRKSGYTLFKFPIPLDSVMFELIRKDTLVKDFLLYGFSLESDLEPGFYLAGLGANGASTTSFLRCSDLIPQMESLNGDLFILSLGVNDTQSKGFLKEDFIENYDTLINVIKKTNPNTAIILTTTTDNFIRYKTSNKRTITAKDAAFELMNRHNVAVWDLFSIMGGYRSMLKWQRVGLASKDKVHFSNKGYTIVGGLMYEAVNKSYINNQKKNKESK; from the coding sequence TTGAAGATAAACTGTAAAATATTTTTTGCATTTGTTAGTATTGCTTTATTGACAAATAAGATTGTGGCGCAAGACAGTGTAAGTAAATATCCATTCATTGCACAAGAATATAATCATCTTTATTTTTCGAGTGATAGCTTATCGTTTTTAAATTTTTTTAAAAAGATAGACAGTTTAAGTATGGGAAAAAAAACAAGAGTTAATATTGTTCATATTGGCGGTTCTCATGTTCAGGCTGGCATCTGGAGTAATGTTTTTCTTGCGGCTTTTCAAGATGAGTATAAAACTACAGGGGGTGGTTACTTTTCATTCCCTTTTAAAATAGCTAAAACAAATAGCCAACCTTATGCTACATCTTTTTCGAATGGAAATTGGGAACGGTGTCGATCAGTTGGCAGAGAGTACTGCCAACCTTTAGGAATGAATGCAATGAATATTTCCACAAACGACAGCACGAATTTTTTCGGCATTTCCTTTACGACAAAAGCAGCATGCAAGAAAGTAAATGTTGTTAAGGTCTTTCATAATTTTAACACAAGTTTCGAATTTAACGCATGCAATCAGGATAGTCTTAAAGTCGAAAGAAAGGATTTTAGAAAAAGTGGGTATACACTTTTTAAATTTCCAATTCCACTCGATTCAGTTATGTTTGAGTTAATCAGAAAAGACACCTTGGTTAAAGATTTTTTACTTTATGGCTTTAGTTTGGAAAGTGATTTAGAGCCAGGCTTTTACCTTGCTGGCTTAGGCGCTAATGGCGCTTCAACCACCTCTTTCTTGCGATGTTCAGACTTAATTCCTCAAATGGAATCATTAAATGGAGATTTGTTTATTTTATCTCTTGGTGTAAATGATACCCAATCGAAAGGGTTTTTAAAAGAAGATTTTATTGAAAATTACGACACCTTGATTAACGTCATTAAAAAAACTAATCCAAATACTGCAATAATTCTCACAACTACTACAGATAATTTTATAAGATATAAAACATCAAACAAAAGAACCATTACTGCAAAGGATGCAGCCTTCGAGCTAATGAATAGACACAATGTTGCTGTTTGGGATCTGTTTTCTATTATGGGTGGATACCGCTCAATGCTTAAATGGCAAAGGGTCGGCTTAGCATCAAAGGATAAAGTGCATTTCTCAAACAAAGGATACACAATAGTAGGAGGCTTAATGTATGAAGCTGTAAACAAGTCCTATATTAATAACCAAAAGAAAAACAAGGAATCGAAATAA
- a CDS encoding GDSL-type esterase/lipase family protein gives MHKPWHSLVFGIVIFLLLSVIGFTFPKNGFEINKDLKFSFPKLSSLLGINSEKKDIEKILQAVDAIDTSFTIIEEEKKSNDTIEKIEMEDVINDSNSITKVPVSQIKNTDTDITLITNIQARNKNVLKKFFTALHELKNNPKSIRILHYGDSQIEGDRITDYLRLKLQGQFGGNGPGLISLMPISNSLINRVTTSDGWDRYNVFTGKDKRVPHGNYGILAGFTRFIGYKRTGDTNSVLSSSVSITTTKLGGENAMTYKKLKLFYGAAKKRTWCEFYDGPALMAADSLDTGGLMRVKEYKVGNGSFTHTLKFRGKTSPDFYALSLESDNGVMVDNIALRGSSGTFFHLTNNSQLKQFYEYLNVKLIILQFGGNSLPAIENDDMAVNYSNYIKYQISLIKKMAPEASIIFIGPSDMSIKNGTEYITYPYLETMRDALRKVVLESDCAFFDMYDCMGGKNSMPEWVEKKLAATDYTHFSPQGARKIATLFYSELIKEYNAYLKTRN, from the coding sequence ATGCACAAACCCTGGCATAGTCTGGTCTTTGGAATTGTTATTTTCTTATTACTGAGCGTGATCGGTTTTACGTTTCCAAAAAACGGATTCGAAATTAATAAGGACCTTAAATTTAGTTTTCCAAAACTGAGCTCATTACTTGGGATAAATTCTGAAAAAAAAGATATTGAAAAAATACTGCAAGCGGTCGACGCTATAGATACTTCGTTTACAATAATTGAGGAGGAGAAAAAATCAAATGATACAATAGAAAAAATTGAAATGGAAGATGTTATAAATGATTCAAATTCTATAACTAAAGTACCAGTATCGCAAATTAAAAATACAGATACTGATATTACTTTAATCACGAACATCCAGGCTCGAAATAAAAATGTTCTCAAGAAATTTTTTACAGCGCTTCACGAACTCAAAAATAATCCTAAATCAATAAGGATTTTACACTATGGCGATAGCCAAATAGAAGGTGATCGAATAACGGATTATTTGCGATTAAAATTACAGGGACAATTTGGTGGAAATGGTCCAGGACTTATATCATTAATGCCGATCTCAAATAGTTTAATTAATCGAGTGACTACTTCTGATGGCTGGGATAGGTATAATGTATTTACGGGTAAGGATAAACGAGTGCCACATGGTAATTATGGGATTCTCGCCGGCTTTACAAGATTCATTGGGTATAAAAGAACTGGCGATACAAATTCAGTTCTTAGTTCAAGCGTTAGTATTACAACTACGAAACTGGGAGGAGAAAATGCAATGACTTACAAAAAGTTGAAATTATTCTATGGGGCTGCAAAAAAAAGAACCTGGTGTGAATTTTACGATGGCCCAGCGCTAATGGCCGCAGATAGTCTCGATACTGGTGGTTTGATGCGAGTTAAAGAGTATAAAGTAGGAAATGGTTCTTTCACGCATACCCTAAAATTCAGAGGTAAAACTAGTCCTGATTTTTACGCGCTTTCTTTGGAAAGTGACAATGGTGTTATGGTTGATAATATCGCCTTACGGGGAAGTAGTGGAACTTTTTTTCATCTAACAAATAATTCGCAGCTTAAACAATTCTACGAGTATCTGAATGTGAAACTAATTATTTTGCAATTTGGCGGAAACTCCCTGCCTGCAATTGAAAATGATGATATGGCTGTTAATTATTCAAACTATATTAAGTACCAAATTTCTTTAATAAAAAAAATGGCTCCAGAAGCAAGCATTATTTTTATTGGACCTTCTGATATGAGTATTAAAAACGGTACAGAATACATTACCTATCCTTATCTTGAAACAATGAGAGATGCTTTAAGAAAAGTTGTTCTCGAAAGTGATTGTGCGTTTTTTGATATGTACGATTGTATGGGTGGAAAAAATAGCATGCCCGAGTGGGTTGAAAAAAAATTAGCAGCGACAGACTATACCCACTTTAGTCCACAAGGCGCAAGAAAAATAGCGACATTATTTTATTCTGAATTAATTAAAGAATATAATGCTTATTTAAAAACAAGAAATTGA
- the miaA gene encoding tRNA (adenosine(37)-N6)-dimethylallyltransferase MiaA: protein MIDFNFTGINSRNKYLVVIAGPTAVGKTNLAIDLAKHYASVVLSADSRQFYKELNIGTAKPTTEQLETVSHYFVNTKNIEELYGAGHFEKDALKTLEELFTEHQIVFMVGGSGLYIDAVLNGVDDFAEIPEEIRESLNTKFKEQGIEWLQKELKIKDESYFNSVDINNPQRLIRALEIIDHTGLPYSSFLKKKQTLRSFTAVKLLINLERAELYSRINKRVDLMMQEGLLEEVKQLVSKKDLNALKTVGYKELFDYLDGGLSLETAVEKIKQHTRNYAKRQITWFKNKYEFEEFSPNDFSKITGYIDIIMSHG from the coding sequence TTGATAGATTTTAACTTTACAGGCATTAATTCTCGAAACAAATATCTTGTTGTAATTGCGGGCCCCACTGCTGTGGGTAAAACAAATTTAGCAATCGATCTTGCCAAGCATTACGCTTCAGTAGTTCTTTCGGCAGATTCAAGGCAATTTTACAAAGAGTTAAACATAGGTACCGCTAAACCAACCACAGAACAATTAGAAACTGTTTCGCATTATTTCGTGAACACAAAAAACATTGAGGAATTATACGGTGCTGGTCATTTTGAAAAAGATGCTCTCAAAACATTAGAAGAATTATTTACAGAACATCAAATTGTTTTTATGGTGGGCGGCTCAGGTTTGTATATCGATGCTGTTTTAAATGGTGTGGATGATTTTGCGGAGATTCCCGAAGAAATTCGTGAATCATTAAATACGAAATTTAAAGAACAAGGAATAGAATGGTTGCAAAAAGAACTTAAAATTAAAGACGAAAGTTATTTCAATTCCGTCGATATTAATAATCCTCAGAGATTAATTCGTGCGCTTGAAATAATTGATCACACAGGGCTTCCCTACTCTAGCTTCCTTAAGAAAAAACAAACTTTGCGTTCTTTTACTGCTGTTAAACTTTTAATTAATTTAGAAAGAGCTGAACTGTATTCCAGAATAAACAAGCGAGTTGACCTTATGATGCAAGAAGGTTTACTGGAAGAGGTGAAGCAATTAGTTTCGAAAAAAGATTTGAACGCATTAAAAACAGTGGGTTACAAAGAACTATTCGATTACCTTGACGGAGGTTTGTCATTAGAGACTGCCGTAGAAAAAATAAAACAACATACTCGCAATTATGCAAAACGGCAAATTACCTGGTTTAAAAATAAATACGAATTTGAGGAGTTTAGTCCGAATGATTTTTCAAAAATAACGGGGTATATTGACATTATTATGAGTCATGGCTAA
- a CDS encoding MFS transporter: protein MAKVFSFIKEYQTLELPVKNAIASEFFIQAVNATFMNILPLYMTRQGFDDSEIALFITFRFIGVFILALPLGKYIKGKKVMPLFYLSNTCVPLFGIAIVLSIAFQIKWLTLITLILWGGSFTFMQIPIFPFILRNTKKVNQTAAISLSYSTWSFGGILSGIVIAVLDFINPTFFDEKFILILFSLIGFGGIFFLKRIKNFDEVSIEIEPENGNQKKMSGKTEWNVVLKALLPTLIIATGAGLTIPFISLFFDKVHHVGKGGFSSLSFIASILVAYFAMLVPKIKEKIGYKIAIPTTQSLAVIALVALATTQYYSQYSLAIVIASVCYLLRQPLMNMAGPMTSELVLNYVGRNNREITSALTSAIWSGSWVLSGFMVTILFAYNFSFGNIFLITSLLYAFGVVLYYLLILDYAKKEEQGLIDE from the coding sequence ATGGCTAAAGTATTTTCATTCATAAAAGAATATCAAACTTTGGAGTTGCCGGTTAAAAACGCAATTGCCTCGGAGTTTTTTATTCAGGCTGTAAATGCCACTTTTATGAACATCCTTCCCCTTTATATGACGCGACAAGGGTTTGACGACAGTGAAATTGCTTTATTTATTACATTTCGTTTTATAGGCGTATTTATTTTAGCTCTGCCACTCGGCAAATACATTAAAGGTAAAAAGGTAATGCCTTTGTTTTATTTATCAAATACCTGCGTTCCTCTTTTTGGAATCGCCATTGTACTGTCGATCGCTTTTCAAATAAAGTGGCTAACGCTTATAACCCTTATTTTATGGGGGGGCTCATTTACGTTCATGCAAATACCCATTTTTCCTTTCATTCTTCGCAACACAAAAAAAGTAAATCAAACAGCCGCGATTTCATTAAGTTATAGCACCTGGAGCTTTGGTGGTATACTAAGTGGTATTGTTATAGCCGTTCTTGATTTTATAAATCCTACTTTTTTTGATGAGAAATTTATTTTAATACTGTTTTCACTGATTGGTTTTGGTGGCATATTTTTTCTGAAAAGAATTAAAAATTTTGATGAAGTTTCAATTGAAATAGAACCAGAAAACGGAAATCAGAAAAAAATGTCTGGTAAAACGGAATGGAATGTTGTTTTAAAAGCCTTACTGCCAACGCTTATCATTGCTACAGGTGCAGGACTGACCATCCCTTTTATTAGTTTGTTTTTTGACAAAGTGCATCATGTTGGCAAAGGTGGGTTTTCAAGTCTCAGTTTTATTGCTTCAATTCTTGTAGCCTATTTTGCAATGCTAGTTCCAAAAATTAAGGAAAAAATTGGTTATAAAATCGCTATTCCTACAACACAATCTTTAGCTGTTATTGCGTTGGTTGCATTAGCTACGACTCAATATTATAGTCAGTATTCCCTTGCAATAGTTATTGCTTCAGTATGTTATTTATTAAGACAACCGTTGATGAATATGGCAGGACCAATGACTTCAGAACTGGTTCTTAATTATGTTGGGCGAAATAACCGTGAGATAACCAGCGCGCTTACTTCAGCCATTTGGAGTGGCAGTTGGGTATTAAGTGGATTTATGGTAACCATCTTGTTTGCTTACAATTTTAGTTTTGGAAATATCTTTTTAATTACATCTCTTTTATATGCTTTTGGCGTAGTACTTTATTATTTGCTTATCTTAGACTACGCAAAAAAAGAAGAACAAGGTCTCATTGATGAATAA
- a CDS encoding DUF4293 family protein translates to MIQRKQTLFLLLSIFTSVALSLVTCNFVNFNGTKIGVSVSIIDSEGLHPNIWHYIGTAINAMAAILALVTIFLFKNRVLQVKLSYALLFLQLGITLIVSFLPVVKLGEGISYENSILATIIGLIGAVGAALSARNIKKDIALLKSADRIR, encoded by the coding sequence ATGATTCAACGTAAACAAACTCTTTTTTTATTATTAAGCATTTTCACATCTGTAGCTTTATCGCTTGTTACTTGCAATTTTGTAAACTTTAATGGTACTAAAATCGGAGTCTCTGTTTCTATTATTGATTCAGAAGGACTGCACCCGAATATCTGGCATTATATTGGAACCGCAATAAATGCTATGGCAGCTATTTTAGCTCTTGTAACCATTTTTCTCTTTAAAAACAGAGTATTACAAGTGAAATTGAGTTATGCATTGCTATTTCTACAATTAGGAATTACACTAATCGTATCATTTTTACCAGTTGTGAAATTAGGTGAAGGAATTAGTTATGAAAATTCGATACTTGCTACAATCATTGGATTGATAGGCGCAGTAGGCGCTGCATTATCAGCTCGTAACATTAAAAAAGATATTGCACTTTTGAAAAGTGCGGATAGAATTAGATAA
- a CDS encoding M20/M25/M40 family metallo-hydrolase — protein sequence MRKISILFVFFSVTLTGQNFKESTIKQHISFLASDKLKGRGTSSPEEILAANYIATEFKKLGLTAYNNSYLRPYNFKKNPDPHDTSLVGIKEKSSNNVVGFLDNKAPYTIVIGAHYDHLGLGHDHNSLDPNPEGKIHNGADDNASGTVGVMELARYFSSNNKKEPFNFLFMCFSGEELGLLGSKKWCDKPDIDLLTINYMVNMDMIGRLNDSTKKIIVYGVGTSPVFVPLIDSIQTALSIKKDSSGIGPSDQTSFYLKDIPVLHFFTGQHSDYHKPSDDAEKINYKGEAEVLNYIVTIIEKTYNYPKLTFSKTRTPDTGKSSFKVTMGVMPDYTYEGEGMRIDGVTDNKPAFKAGIEKGDVVKKLGEDKVLDVMSYMKALSKYNKGDSTTVEILRGKETKVVNLTF from the coding sequence ATGCGTAAAATTAGTATTCTATTCGTTTTCTTTTCTGTTACTTTAACGGGACAGAATTTTAAAGAAAGCACAATAAAACAACATATTTCCTTTTTAGCTTCAGATAAATTAAAAGGCAGGGGTACATCTTCTCCTGAAGAAATATTAGCAGCAAATTATATAGCTACTGAATTTAAAAAACTTGGACTAACAGCATATAATAATTCTTACTTGCGTCCATATAATTTTAAAAAGAATCCAGATCCACATGATACGTCGCTGGTTGGGATAAAGGAAAAATCATCTAATAATGTTGTGGGTTTTCTTGATAACAAAGCACCTTATACCATAGTTATTGGAGCGCATTATGATCACTTAGGTCTAGGACACGACCACAATAGTCTTGATCCAAATCCGGAAGGTAAAATACACAATGGAGCCGATGACAACGCGAGTGGAACTGTTGGAGTAATGGAACTCGCAAGATATTTTTCCTCAAATAATAAAAAAGAGCCTTTTAATTTTTTATTTATGTGTTTTAGTGGTGAAGAACTGGGTTTGCTTGGCTCTAAGAAATGGTGCGATAAACCAGATATTGATCTTTTAACAATAAATTATATGGTGAATATGGATATGATTGGAAGATTAAATGATTCAACAAAAAAAATAATTGTTTATGGAGTTGGGACTTCGCCGGTTTTTGTTCCTCTAATTGATTCCATTCAAACCGCCTTAAGCATTAAAAAAGACAGCAGTGGCATAGGACCAAGCGATCAAACTTCTTTTTATTTAAAAGATATCCCTGTACTACATTTTTTTACTGGTCAGCATAGTGATTACCATAAGCCTTCTGATGATGCAGAAAAAATAAATTATAAAGGTGAAGCGGAAGTGTTGAATTATATTGTGACTATTATTGAAAAAACATATAATTATCCTAAGCTAACATTTAGTAAAACGCGTACTCCTGATACTGGTAAGTCATCTTTTAAAGTGACTATGGGCGTAATGCCAGATTATACTTACGAAGGCGAAGGCATGCGCATTGACGGCGTTACAGATAATAAACCAGCTTTTAAAGCAGGAATCGAAAAAGGAGATGTGGTTAAGAAATTGGGCGAGGATAAAGTATTAGATGTGATGTCTTACATGAAAGCCTTATCAAAATATAATAAAGGCGACTCAACAACTGTTGAAATTTTACGGGGTAAGGAAACCAAAGTAGTGAACCTTACTTTTTAG
- a CDS encoding 5-(carboxyamino)imidazole ribonucleotide synthase — MDKTIQQLHIGILGGGQLGRMIIQNAINLNLNISILDPDKNAPCRHLVKKFTQGSLTDFETVYDFGKDKDLITIEIENVNIEALKALEKEGKKVFPQPHIIELIQDKGSQKMFYQRNNIPSPDFFLVENKKQISKYADYFPFFQKLRTGGYDGKGVTKLVSPHHLDKAFEAPSVLERLVDFDKELSVIVARSESGEIKCFPVVECEFNPEANLVEYLFSPADIKKTVEKEAIKIATSVAEKLGIVGLLAVELFLTKDGKILVNEVAPRPHNSGHHTIEANVTSQFEQHLRAILNLPLGDTSIVRAGVMVNLLGDFGHEGTAIYQGLEDVLKFSGVYVHLYGKATTKPFRKMGHATIVDNDILKAKQKAKLVKNTLKIVA; from the coding sequence ATGGACAAAACAATTCAACAACTTCATATAGGTATTTTAGGTGGTGGGCAACTTGGTAGAATGATTATACAAAATGCCATTAATTTAAATCTTAATATTTCCATTTTAGATCCAGATAAAAATGCACCATGCAGACATTTGGTGAAAAAATTTACTCAAGGAAGTTTAACAGATTTTGAAACAGTATACGATTTTGGTAAGGATAAAGACCTTATTACTATTGAGATTGAAAACGTAAATATTGAAGCGCTCAAAGCCCTAGAAAAAGAAGGAAAAAAAGTATTTCCCCAGCCACATATTATAGAACTTATCCAAGATAAAGGTTCTCAAAAAATGTTTTACCAGAGAAATAACATTCCTAGTCCTGATTTTTTTCTTGTGGAAAATAAAAAACAAATTAGCAAATACGCTGATTATTTTCCTTTCTTTCAAAAACTTCGTACCGGTGGTTATGATGGAAAAGGTGTTACTAAGCTTGTTAGTCCGCATCACTTAGATAAAGCTTTTGAAGCGCCAAGTGTGTTAGAACGCTTGGTTGATTTTGATAAAGAACTTTCGGTGATTGTAGCGAGAAGTGAAAGCGGAGAAATTAAGTGTTTTCCTGTTGTGGAATGCGAGTTTAACCCGGAAGCTAATTTAGTGGAGTATTTATTTAGTCCCGCAGATATCAAGAAAACAGTTGAAAAAGAAGCCATTAAAATTGCCACTTCTGTTGCTGAAAAGCTAGGAATAGTGGGCTTGCTAGCGGTTGAATTATTTTTAACTAAGGACGGAAAAATACTAGTAAACGAAGTTGCTCCGCGTCCTCACAACAGCGGACATCATACCATTGAAGCCAATGTAACGTCGCAGTTTGAACAACATTTACGTGCTATTTTAAATTTACCCTTAGGTGATACGTCGATCGTAAGAGCAGGTGTAATGGTTAATTTACTTGGTGATTTCGGACATGAAGGAACCGCAATTTATCAGGGTCTCGAAGATGTTCTGAAGTTTAGTGGGGTTTATGTTCATTTGTACGGGAAGGCAACTACAAAACCTTTCCGAAAAATGGGACACGCAACTATTGTAGATAACGATATTTTGAAGGCTAAGCAGAAGGCTAAGTTGGTAAAAAACACCTTAAAGATTGTTGCTTAA
- a CDS encoding DUF2116 family Zn-ribbon domain-containing protein: MEKRTCPECGDVIKGRVDKKFCSDMCRNAYNNKQNSDTNNYVRNINNSLRKNRRILEETLIGEKTTIAKQKLIDKGFNFSFYTNQITTKNNHVYTFCYEFGYLPIEDKDLILIVKRKSD, from the coding sequence ATGGAAAAACGTACATGCCCAGAGTGCGGAGATGTTATAAAAGGCAGAGTTGATAAAAAATTCTGTAGCGACATGTGTCGCAATGCTTATAACAACAAACAAAATAGCGATACTAATAATTATGTGAGGAACATAAATAACTCGTTAAGGAAAAATCGTCGCATATTAGAAGAGACCTTAATTGGTGAAAAAACTACTATTGCGAAACAGAAGCTAATTGATAAGGGCTTTAATTTTAGTTTCTATACCAACCAAATTACCACCAAAAACAATCACGTGTACACGTTTTGTTATGAATTTGGATACTTGCCTATCGAGGACAAGGATTTGATTTTAATCGTAAAAAGAAAATCGGATTAA
- a CDS encoding nucleoid-associated protein: MIDFSRAQLTHFTVHFVGNKGLGEELTCSEKVIEFKDDFVKETVLRYFLTPFKTDIYYQFKGKVDISLASVANATEDLFTSQKSFVDVSKQVATHLYNQSMHPKINGGEFFVCYFKDAMVDGELCDAVGYFKTENKETFLKVYQHVDEFDVDCDNGININKLDKGCLVFNTEKKKGYKMSIVDTNNRVAECALYWEEDFLNAVIKPNGYYHTKNFMDTSRGFCEEILTEANNVDKKDQMMMLNKSASYFKEKDNFNLKDFEKEVLVQPEIIEAFNDYRGDYNKRLDLTAIDEFEVSQTAVKKNAKYMKSVVKLDKNFHIYIHSKHDYVERGFDEERGLKYYKLFYINEETNN, from the coding sequence ATGATCGATTTTTCAAGAGCGCAACTCACACATTTTACAGTACATTTTGTTGGAAATAAGGGTTTAGGAGAAGAACTTACCTGTAGTGAAAAAGTAATAGAGTTTAAAGATGATTTCGTAAAAGAAACAGTCCTTCGTTACTTTTTAACGCCATTTAAAACGGATATCTATTATCAATTCAAAGGCAAAGTAGATATCTCTTTAGCAAGTGTAGCAAACGCAACAGAAGATCTTTTTACTTCACAGAAAAGCTTTGTAGATGTTTCAAAACAAGTAGCAACACACCTATACAATCAAAGTATGCATCCAAAAATTAACGGCGGAGAATTTTTTGTCTGTTATTTTAAAGATGCAATGGTCGACGGTGAACTTTGTGATGCAGTTGGTTATTTTAAAACGGAGAATAAAGAAACCTTTCTAAAAGTTTACCAACATGTGGATGAATTTGATGTGGATTGCGATAATGGAATTAATATCAACAAACTGGATAAAGGCTGCTTGGTGTTTAATACAGAAAAAAAGAAAGGTTATAAAATGAGCATTGTAGACACGAATAACCGTGTAGCAGAATGCGCACTTTATTGGGAAGAAGACTTTTTAAATGCAGTTATAAAACCAAACGGATATTACCATACTAAAAATTTCATGGATACTTCGCGCGGTTTTTGTGAGGAAATTCTCACGGAAGCAAACAATGTGGATAAGAAGGATCAAATGATGATGCTAAATAAGAGTGCGTCTTATTTTAAAGAAAAGGATAATTTTAATTTAAAAGATTTTGAAAAGGAAGTCCTTGTACAACCTGAAATTATTGAAGCTTTTAACGATTACCGTGGTGATTATAATAAGCGGTTAGATCTTACTGCAATTGATGAGTTCGAAGTATCTCAAACAGCTGTAAAAAAGAACGCAAAATACATGAAGAGTGTTGTGAAACTGGATAAAAATTTTCACATCTATATTCATTCAAAACACGATTACGTAGAACGTGGCTTTGATGAAGAGCGTGGGTTGAAATACTACAAATTGTTTTACATAAACGAGGAAACCAACAATTAA